One genomic region from Patescibacteria group bacterium encodes:
- a CDS encoding FAD-binding oxidoreductase produces MMSKIIKEIQEKIHGDIAVDPKSREYFSTDGSIFKVTPKVVIYPMNENDVVEVVRYNNGLIGSNKALPITARGKGTDQGGAALSEGISMVFPAHMNKLLSMDKETVTVQPGMIYGNLETTLKSHGRFLPPYPASMDFCSIGGSIANNSSGEKTLKYGATRNYVASLRVVLHNGDVIETYRMSKKELSQKKKQKDLEGDIYNALDSLIESNKHLIAESRPNVSKNSAGYDLWDIKRNDGSFDMSQLLVGAQGTLGIISEATLYHIPFNPNTTLLVGFFDSVKKLQQAVMEISPLLPSAQELVDDNVLKFVLDNRPDVLANLLPDKFPKVILLVEFDDVKSRLRSKKTDKAKEILSRHAYDYKISVNKLEQDHLWRIRRQAAAIIWMKQGPKKALPIIEDGVVPLDKFGDFVFKAYKMLDKYKVKDAVWGHAGNGHLHIQPFMDLSNIRDRQKIYTLSDEFYKMVLGLGGSISGEHNDGIMRGIYLRQMYGASTYRLFKEVKGMFDPNNLLNPMAKLGATKEFGMVHMRNEYTMSHLLEHVPGLSSYH; encoded by the coding sequence ATGATGAGTAAAATTATAAAAGAAATACAAGAAAAGATTCATGGAGACATAGCAGTTGACCCTAAGAGCAGGGAATACTTTTCTACCGATGGTAGCATTTTTAAGGTCACTCCAAAAGTAGTTATCTATCCCATGAATGAAAATGATGTGGTAGAGGTTGTAAGATATAACAATGGCCTAATTGGATCCAATAAGGCCCTGCCCATAACCGCCCGCGGCAAGGGGACGGATCAAGGAGGCGCAGCCTTGTCTGAAGGAATCAGTATGGTTTTCCCTGCGCATATGAATAAATTATTATCGATGGATAAAGAAACTGTCACTGTCCAGCCAGGGATGATTTATGGAAATTTAGAGACCACCCTTAAAAGCCATGGTAGGTTTTTGCCACCCTACCCGGCGAGTATGGATTTTTGCTCTATCGGAGGGTCTATTGCGAATAATTCCTCAGGCGAAAAGACTCTAAAATACGGGGCTACTCGAAATTATGTCGCAAGTCTTAGAGTAGTACTACATAATGGCGATGTTATCGAGACCTACCGCATGAGCAAAAAAGAGCTATCTCAAAAAAAGAAGCAAAAAGATCTGGAAGGTGACATTTATAACGCCTTAGATTCGCTTATCGAGAGCAATAAGCACTTAATTGCCGAAAGCCGACCAAATGTCTCAAAGAACTCTGCTGGCTACGATCTGTGGGATATCAAGCGTAATGACGGAAGTTTTGATATGTCACAGCTTCTAGTTGGGGCCCAAGGTACGCTTGGTATCATATCTGAAGCGACGCTGTATCATATACCTTTCAACCCAAACACTACATTACTAGTGGGCTTTTTTGATAGTGTTAAAAAGCTCCAGCAGGCAGTAATGGAAATATCGCCACTATTACCTAGCGCGCAGGAGTTGGTAGATGACAATGTTCTAAAATTTGTTCTTGATAACAGACCAGATGTTTTAGCTAATTTGTTACCAGATAAGTTTCCAAAAGTAATACTCCTAGTCGAGTTCGACGATGTAAAATCCAGGCTGAGAAGTAAGAAAACAGATAAAGCCAAAGAAATACTCAGCCGACATGCCTATGATTATAAAATCAGTGTAAATAAGCTAGAGCAAGATCACCTGTGGAGGATCCGACGCCAGGCAGCTGCCATAATATGGATGAAGCAAGGCCCAAAGAAAGCCCTACCGATAATTGAAGATGGGGTGGTACCACTCGACAAGTTTGGAGACTTTGTCTTCAAGGCCTATAAAATGCTGGACAAATACAAGGTTAAGGACGCCGTCTGGGGGCACGCTGGCAATGGGCACTTGCACATCCAGCCATTTATGGATTTGAGCAATATTAGGGATCGCCAGAAGATTTACACCCTTAGTGACGAATTTTATAAAATGGTGCTAGGTTTGGGCGGGAGTATCTCTGGCGAGCATAATGATGGGATTATGAGGGGCATATATCTAAGGCAGATGTATGGGGCGAGTACCTACAGGCTATTCAA